In Halomarina salina, one DNA window encodes the following:
- a CDS encoding DUF7344 domain-containing protein, whose product MLADVRRRFVLNDLLTHIHPVPVYDLTDRMLAWGVEHGVEDVESARFEDLREDLAEVHLPRLEAAGLVESVDGERYTLTESAMELEAVERDLDQKSTVRSAD is encoded by the coding sequence GTGTTGGCCGACGTGCGCCGTCGGTTCGTACTGAACGACCTACTGACGCACATCCACCCGGTACCGGTGTACGACCTGACCGACCGCATGCTCGCCTGGGGAGTCGAGCACGGGGTCGAGGACGTCGAGTCGGCACGGTTCGAGGACCTCCGCGAGGACCTCGCCGAGGTCCACCTGCCTCGTCTGGAGGCGGCGGGACTCGTCGAGAGCGTCGACGGTGAGCGCTACACGCTCACCGAGTCGGCGATGGAACTCGAAGCGGTGGAACGCGACCTCGACCAGAAGTCGACCGTGAGGAGTGCAGACTAG
- a CDS encoding polysaccharide deacetylase family protein, which translates to MSTGQRDSGGRLVLTFDDGYAEDFDQIRPVLADRDVPAVFAIVPTWVGEPGHLDAERLDELADAGHELAAHGRRHRHLQAHHLRRDAASGDDRLHVSGEVHADGHGTLAGDRYEVTDGETSETVEVASVTATDEGGTIAVETPLSRSFDAGEAVVRPEASVVDDEVRGAREGLADLGHDPTTLVLPYGAADVRAWRAVREAYDVLANAAVRSLPNPPGTDPTNLRRYYLETTHLTRVELGEYLDAVAETGGVGVLAGHSAWESVPPERVGWVVDAARDRGVEVTTFASLFGE; encoded by the coding sequence ATGAGCACCGGACAGCGTGACTCCGGCGGTCGCCTCGTGCTGACGTTCGACGACGGCTACGCGGAGGATTTCGACCAGATACGCCCGGTGCTGGCCGACCGGGACGTCCCCGCGGTGTTCGCCATCGTCCCGACGTGGGTCGGCGAACCGGGCCACCTCGACGCCGAACGACTCGACGAACTCGCCGACGCGGGCCACGAACTCGCCGCCCACGGCCGACGACACCGCCACCTGCAGGCCCACCACCTCCGTCGTGACGCCGCGTCCGGCGACGACCGACTCCACGTCTCGGGGGAGGTGCACGCCGACGGCCACGGGACGCTCGCCGGCGACCGCTACGAGGTGACCGACGGCGAGACGAGCGAGACCGTCGAGGTCGCAAGCGTGACCGCCACCGACGAGGGGGGCACGATTGCGGTCGAGACGCCGCTCTCTCGGTCGTTCGATGCGGGGGAGGCGGTCGTCAGGCCCGAAGCGTCGGTCGTTGACGACGAAGTCCGCGGCGCGCGCGAAGGACTCGCCGACCTCGGTCACGACCCGACGACGTTAGTCCTCCCGTACGGCGCGGCCGACGTGCGGGCGTGGCGGGCCGTCCGCGAGGCGTACGACGTGCTCGCCAACGCCGCGGTCCGCTCGCTACCGAACCCGCCGGGGACCGACCCGACGAACCTCCGACGGTACTACCTGGAGACGACGCACCTCACGAGGGTCGAACTCGGCGAGTACCTCGACGCGGTGGCCGAGACGGGCGGTGTCGGCGTGCTGGCTGGCCACAGCGCGTGGGAGTCGGTCCCGCCCGAGCGCGTCGGGTGGGTCGTCGACGCGGCCCGCGACCGCGGCGTCGAGGTGACGACGTTCGCGTCGCTGTTCGGGGAGTGA
- a CDS encoding PINc/VapC family ATPase: MNVVPDTSVVVDGRVSERVESGAFADATVYVPEAVVGELEAQANSDRDIGWQGLQELQRLADLADDGRIDVEFVGRRANTEEIERARAGAIDALIRDVAADYDATFVTSDIVQGEVAKAQGLDVEYLEPYDEEIGELALESYFDDETMSVHLKTGVRPMAKRGDVGAVRYEPIAEEALDEETMRDYVHDVRNAADADDEGFTELSEPGMTIVQFRNYRIAIAEPPFSDGVEITAVRPVVKTTMADYDYSEEIEERLLDRQRGVLIAGAPGAGKSTYAQAVAGFLSEADYSVKTMEKPRDLQVDAGITQYTELDGDMDKTADALLMVRPDYTVYDEVRKTDDFRTFADMRLAGVGMVGVVHATRAIDALQRLIGRVELGMIPQVVDTVAYIEAGDVETIYDVATEVKVPHGLMEEDLARPVIVVSDHETQRPAYEIYTFNRQVVTVPLDDADGEDETGVDRLARNEIEREVRSVARGHVQVELQSQNRAVVYVEEDDISYVIGKGGGRIDQIEDSLGIDIDVRTLDERPDHHRSTGGAGGAGGSGGNDSRVSEGPGHAGEVVTPEITSRHIIVPVEGRGGETVEVRADGEYLFTATVSRGGEIQVSRGSAIAEEMEQAIDRGQQVTVVPS; this comes from the coding sequence ATGAACGTCGTTCCGGACACGAGCGTGGTCGTCGACGGCCGCGTGTCCGAGCGTGTCGAAAGCGGTGCCTTCGCCGACGCGACGGTGTACGTCCCCGAAGCCGTCGTCGGCGAACTCGAAGCGCAGGCGAACTCCGACCGCGACATCGGCTGGCAGGGCCTCCAAGAGCTCCAGCGCCTGGCCGACCTCGCGGACGACGGACGAATCGACGTCGAGTTCGTGGGTCGACGAGCGAACACCGAGGAGATAGAGCGCGCCCGAGCGGGCGCCATCGACGCCCTCATCCGCGACGTGGCCGCCGACTACGACGCCACGTTCGTCACCAGCGACATCGTGCAGGGCGAGGTGGCGAAGGCCCAGGGCCTCGACGTCGAGTACCTCGAACCGTACGACGAGGAGATCGGCGAGCTCGCCCTCGAGTCGTACTTCGACGACGAGACGATGTCGGTCCACCTGAAGACCGGCGTGCGCCCGATGGCCAAACGCGGGGACGTCGGCGCGGTGCGCTACGAACCCATCGCCGAGGAGGCACTCGACGAGGAGACGATGCGCGACTACGTCCACGACGTCCGCAACGCGGCGGACGCCGACGACGAGGGGTTCACCGAACTCTCCGAACCGGGGATGACCATCGTCCAGTTCCGCAACTACCGCATCGCCATCGCCGAACCGCCGTTCTCCGACGGCGTCGAGATAACCGCCGTCAGGCCGGTCGTCAAGACGACGATGGCCGACTACGACTACAGCGAGGAGATCGAAGAACGCCTGCTGGACCGCCAGCGCGGCGTCCTCATCGCCGGGGCACCGGGTGCCGGGAAGTCGACGTACGCGCAGGCCGTCGCCGGGTTCCTCTCCGAGGCGGACTACTCCGTGAAGACGATGGAGAAACCCCGCGACCTGCAGGTCGACGCGGGCATCACCCAGTACACGGAACTCGACGGGGACATGGACAAGACCGCCGACGCCCTGCTGATGGTGCGCCCGGACTACACCGTCTACGACGAGGTCCGCAAGACCGACGACTTCCGGACGTTCGCCGACATGCGCCTCGCGGGCGTCGGGATGGTCGGCGTCGTCCACGCGACCCGCGCCATCGACGCGCTCCAGCGACTCATCGGCCGGGTCGAACTCGGGATGATTCCCCAGGTCGTCGACACGGTGGCGTACATCGAGGCCGGTGACGTCGAGACCATCTACGACGTCGCGACGGAGGTGAAGGTCCCCCACGGCCTGATGGAGGAGGACCTCGCCCGCCCGGTCATCGTCGTCTCCGACCACGAGACCCAGCGCCCGGCGTACGAGATATACACCTTCAACCGGCAGGTCGTCACCGTCCCCCTCGACGACGCCGACGGCGAGGACGAGACGGGCGTCGACCGCCTCGCCCGCAACGAGATCGAGCGAGAAGTCCGCTCGGTCGCCCGCGGTCACGTGCAGGTCGAACTCCAGAGCCAGAACCGCGCCGTCGTCTACGTCGAGGAGGACGACATCTCCTACGTCATCGGGAAGGGCGGCGGCCGCATCGACCAGATAGAGGACTCGCTGGGCATCGACATCGACGTGCGGACGCTCGACGAGCGACCCGACCACCACCGGAGCACCGGCGGCGCTGGCGGGGCCGGTGGTTCGGGGGGAAACGACAGTAGGGTGAGCGAGGGGCCGGGCCACGCCGGCGAGGTCGTCACACCCGAGATAACCTCCCGACACATCATCGTCCCCGTGGAGGGCCGAGGCGGCGAGACCGTCGAGGTCCGCGCCGACGGCGAGTACCTGTTCACCGCGACCGTCTCGCGAGGCGGCGAGATTCAGGTCTCCCGTGGCAGCGCCATCGCCGAGGAGATGGAGCAGGCCATCGACCGCGGCCAGCAGGTGACGGTCGTCCCGTCCTGA
- a CDS encoding bifunctional nuclease family protein has product MSPDATVRGVGVSVDDGGDRTPVVMLDVGESVVPIFVSDDQAQSIRLALEGGSFERPLTHDLLLEMTTEFGAAVDRVRIDDLSEVTFFAKIETEQYRDGERRNLSFDARPSDAIALALRLDCPIEVSPSVIERAGRPSSSA; this is encoded by the coding sequence ATGTCACCAGATGCCACGGTCCGCGGCGTCGGCGTGAGCGTCGACGACGGTGGCGACCGGACCCCCGTCGTGATGCTCGACGTCGGCGAGTCCGTGGTTCCCATCTTCGTCAGCGACGACCAGGCGCAGTCCATCCGCCTCGCACTCGAAGGTGGGTCGTTCGAGCGCCCGCTCACCCACGACCTGCTGCTGGAGATGACCACCGAGTTCGGCGCTGCCGTCGACCGCGTCCGCATCGACGACCTCTCCGAGGTCACCTTCTTCGCGAAGATCGAGACCGAGCAGTACCGCGACGGCGAGCGCCGGAACCTCTCGTTCGACGCTCGCCCGAGCGACGCTATCGCACTCGCCCTCCGCCTCGACTGCCCCATCGAGGTGTCGCCGTCCGTCATCGAACGCGCCGGTCGCCCCTCGTCGTCGGCGTAG
- a CDS encoding GYD domain-containing protein — protein sequence MGTYMALVDVVESRVQNAQELASVWGDLRNDIADVGGEMKDAYAILGDHDFLILFEAPDHETALQISIVIERRGLDMQTHELLPVDEFGSLVQDV from the coding sequence ATGGGCACGTACATGGCGTTGGTCGACGTGGTCGAGTCGCGCGTGCAGAACGCCCAGGAACTCGCGAGCGTCTGGGGCGACCTCCGCAACGACATCGCGGACGTGGGTGGCGAGATGAAGGACGCCTACGCCATCCTCGGGGACCACGACTTCCTCATCCTCTTCGAGGCCCCGGACCACGAGACGGCGCTCCAGATATCCATCGTCATCGAACGCCGCGGCCTCGACATGCAGACGCACGAACTGCTCCCGGTCGACGAGTTCGGGTCGCTCGTTCAGGACGTCTGA
- a CDS encoding AAA family ATPase, producing the protein MDIETAAAECASVTDSVLSGVIADETFVERILLGVLGRGHVLLEDVPGTGKTLTARSVATALGLSFSRVQFTPDLLPSDVTGTHVFNEKDREFEFQPGPIFANVVLADEINRAPPKTQAALLEAMEEHQVTVDGETRPLPDPFFVIATQNPVEQEGTFPLPEAQIDRFTVKTSIGYPDHGGEVELLLRRMGRETRSPNVETVLDEASVTELRTVPESVRVEDDLLDYMVDIAHGTRTDRRVEIGVSPRGTQRLFETARAQAVLDGRDFVTPDDIKDIAQPILAHRLVLTPDAKVENVNKRDIVADVLNSVEVPTI; encoded by the coding sequence ATGGACATCGAGACGGCCGCCGCGGAGTGTGCGTCGGTCACCGATTCCGTGCTGTCGGGCGTCATCGCCGACGAGACGTTCGTCGAGCGCATCCTCCTCGGCGTGCTCGGCCGGGGGCACGTCCTGCTGGAGGACGTCCCCGGCACCGGCAAGACGCTCACCGCTCGCAGCGTGGCGACCGCCCTGGGACTGTCGTTCTCCCGCGTGCAGTTCACCCCCGACCTCCTCCCCTCCGACGTCACCGGGACGCACGTGTTCAACGAGAAGGACCGGGAGTTCGAGTTCCAGCCCGGCCCGATCTTCGCGAACGTCGTCCTGGCCGACGAGATCAACCGCGCGCCGCCGAAGACGCAGGCCGCGTTGCTGGAAGCGATGGAGGAACACCAGGTCACCGTCGACGGCGAGACGCGCCCGCTCCCGGACCCGTTCTTCGTCATCGCGACGCAGAACCCCGTCGAGCAGGAGGGGACGTTCCCGCTGCCCGAGGCGCAGATAGACCGCTTCACCGTCAAGACCTCCATCGGCTACCCCGACCACGGCGGCGAGGTCGAACTCCTCCTGCGCCGGATGGGCCGCGAGACGCGGAGTCCGAACGTCGAGACGGTGCTCGACGAGGCGTCGGTGACGGAACTGCGGACCGTCCCCGAGTCGGTCCGCGTCGAGGACGACCTGCTCGACTACATGGTCGACATCGCCCACGGGACCCGAACCGACCGGCGCGTCGAAATCGGCGTCTCGCCGCGCGGGACCCAGCGCCTCTTCGAGACGGCACGGGCACAGGCCGTCCTCGACGGCCGGGACTTCGTCACCCCCGACGACATCAAGGATATCGCACAGCCCATCCTCGCGCACCGACTCGTCCTCACGCCGGACGCGAAGGTCGAGAACGTGAACAAGCGCGACATCGTCGCGGACGTGCTGAACTCGGTCGAAGTGCCGACCATCTGA
- a CDS encoding methyl-accepting chemotaxis protein, whose amino-acid sequence MSTGDVTERDHDGRADGADGRDGREGTDESVGTNGTERSESHDRARSDGAAAAERGRPRGAGADVSDSPQSSGPSGAPEESDDTPANPLDAQTILDAVPAVVFVLDVDGTVRAWNREAERFTGTPREEVLGTQDVSVAFYQDGRRAKTLADKVVEAPESAHRHPEFQVNRSTDVSYTRYEDTSTMLNANGEEVDIWFTATPTYRDGEFTGVVELVQDMSTESAMEDLVTEVNGTLSALGGGDLSARAQYDGNGVLDDDLVAVVDHVNATAESIEETVAKVEGRTEALVTRIDETVERTSDIAGEVDDQRDDLDAVVGEMENFSAGMQEVAASSQQVAAAADRAQEAATVGQQSGEAASEAMTEMVETGDSLAAQVRSLEDRIASVVDVVDVVDDIADQTNLLALNASIEAARAGEAGSGFAVVADEVKSLAEETREHTELIGDEIETVQDEMAETIEAVEASTDQIEGTDDEIDDVLSALDEVADGVDEAANGIREVAEANDEQAQSVNEVTALVEDVADSSRTVSEDLDDIEDTTHEQEELVRDLATRVGELGNRSADR is encoded by the coding sequence ATGAGCACAGGTGATGTGACCGAACGAGACCACGACGGACGTGCGGACGGTGCGGACGGCAGAGACGGCCGGGAAGGGACGGACGAGTCAGTCGGAACGAACGGGACGGAGCGGTCCGAAAGCCACGACCGCGCACGGAGCGACGGGGCCGCAGCGGCCGAACGGGGCCGTCCCCGAGGAGCGGGGGCCGACGTATCGGATTCGCCGCAGTCGTCGGGTCCGTCCGGCGCACCCGAGGAGTCCGACGACACGCCAGCGAACCCGCTCGACGCACAGACCATCCTCGACGCCGTTCCGGCGGTCGTGTTCGTCCTCGACGTCGACGGGACGGTCCGCGCCTGGAACCGCGAGGCCGAGCGGTTCACCGGGACGCCACGCGAGGAGGTACTGGGGACGCAGGACGTGAGCGTGGCGTTCTACCAGGACGGCCGCCGCGCGAAGACCCTCGCGGACAAGGTGGTCGAAGCGCCGGAGTCCGCCCACCGCCACCCCGAGTTCCAGGTGAACCGCTCGACTGACGTGTCGTACACGCGCTACGAGGACACGTCGACGATGCTGAACGCGAACGGCGAAGAGGTCGACATCTGGTTCACCGCCACGCCGACGTACCGCGACGGGGAGTTCACCGGCGTCGTCGAACTGGTGCAGGACATGTCCACCGAGAGCGCGATGGAGGACCTCGTCACCGAGGTCAACGGGACGCTGTCCGCGCTCGGCGGGGGCGACCTCTCGGCGCGCGCGCAGTACGACGGCAACGGCGTGCTGGACGACGACCTCGTCGCCGTCGTCGACCACGTCAACGCGACCGCCGAGAGCATCGAGGAGACGGTCGCGAAGGTCGAAGGCCGGACGGAGGCGCTCGTGACGCGCATCGACGAGACCGTCGAGCGGACGAGCGACATCGCCGGCGAGGTCGACGACCAGCGCGACGACCTGGACGCCGTCGTCGGCGAGATGGAGAACTTCAGCGCGGGGATGCAGGAGGTCGCCGCCAGTTCCCAGCAGGTCGCGGCCGCGGCCGACCGCGCACAGGAGGCCGCGACGGTCGGCCAGCAGTCGGGCGAGGCCGCCAGCGAGGCCATGACGGAGATGGTCGAGACGGGCGACTCGCTCGCCGCGCAGGTCCGGTCGCTCGAAGACCGCATCGCCTCGGTCGTGGACGTGGTGGACGTCGTCGACGACATCGCGGACCAGACGAACCTGCTGGCGCTCAACGCGTCCATCGAGGCCGCCCGCGCCGGGGAGGCCGGGTCCGGCTTCGCCGTCGTCGCCGACGAGGTCAAGAGCCTCGCCGAGGAGACCCGCGAACACACCGAACTCATCGGAGACGAGATAGAGACCGTTCAGGACGAGATGGCCGAGACCATCGAGGCCGTCGAGGCGTCGACCGACCAGATAGAGGGCACCGACGACGAGATCGACGACGTGCTCTCGGCGCTGGACGAGGTCGCGGACGGCGTCGACGAGGCAGCCAACGGCATCCGCGAGGTCGCCGAGGCGAACGACGAGCAGGCCCAGAGCGTCAACGAGGTGACCGCGCTGGTCGAGGACGTCGCGGACAGCAGTCGGACCGTCAGCGAGGACCTCGACGACATCGAGGACACCACCCACGAACAGGAGGAACTCGTCCGGGACCTCGCCACGCGGGTCGGGGAACTCGGCAACCGGTCGGCGGACCGATAG
- a CDS encoding decarboxylating 6-phosphogluconate dehydrogenase, with translation MQLGVVGLGRMGRIVVDRTLDAGHDVVAFDIDAAAREDAADAGATPADSLAALADELDDEKRIWLMVPAGDAVDAALSELEPHLSDDDVVVDGGNSHFEDSVRRAEETPAAYLDCGTSGGPAGAELGFSLMVGGPAWAYEELVPVLDAVATGPDGHARMGPAGSGHYVKMVHNGVEYALMQAYGEGFELLHEGRYDLDLEAVAGVWNNGAVIRSWLLELCEEAFREEGVALGTVADRIEGGSTGTWTVQEALTQEVPLPLIYAALSERFGSRADEGRFSRRLANRLRYGFGRHEVQRLDDA, from the coding sequence ATGCAACTGGGAGTCGTCGGTCTGGGACGGATGGGCCGCATCGTCGTCGACCGGACGCTCGACGCGGGCCACGACGTGGTGGCGTTCGACATCGACGCAGCGGCTCGCGAGGACGCGGCCGACGCGGGAGCGACGCCCGCGGACTCGCTGGCCGCGCTGGCCGACGAACTCGACGACGAGAAACGCATCTGGCTGATGGTGCCCGCGGGCGACGCCGTCGACGCCGCCCTCTCCGAACTGGAACCGCACCTGAGCGACGACGACGTGGTCGTCGACGGCGGCAACTCCCACTTCGAGGACTCGGTGCGCCGCGCCGAGGAGACGCCCGCGGCGTACCTCGACTGTGGCACCTCCGGCGGCCCTGCGGGCGCTGAACTCGGCTTCTCGCTGATGGTCGGCGGTCCCGCGTGGGCGTACGAGGAACTCGTCCCGGTGCTCGACGCCGTGGCGACGGGTCCCGACGGCCACGCCCGGATGGGGCCGGCGGGGTCGGGTCACTACGTGAAGATGGTCCACAACGGCGTCGAGTACGCGCTGATGCAGGCGTACGGCGAGGGGTTCGAACTGCTCCACGAGGGACGGTACGACCTCGACCTCGAAGCCGTCGCGGGCGTCTGGAACAACGGCGCTGTCATCCGGTCGTGGCTCCTCGAACTCTGCGAGGAGGCGTTCCGGGAGGAAGGCGTCGCACTGGGCACCGTCGCCGACCGCATCGAGGGCGGGTCGACGGGAACCTGGACGGTCCAGGAGGCGCTCACACAGGAGGTCCCGCTGCCCCTCATCTACGCCGCACTCTCGGAACGGTTCGGGTCGCGGGCCGACGAGGGACGGTTCTCCCGACGCCTCGCCAATCGGCTCCGGTACGGGTTCGGCCGCCACGAGGTCCAGCGACTGGACGACGCGTAG
- a CDS encoding RNA-guided endonuclease InsQ/TnpB family protein: MADEYVRRTAITRLSVSAQQRELLEATISEWKHGCQLATDMAWGNYHTKSDVQPLAYDTIREQTGLGSQHAVLATHHAAQAISSCVERRSNGRQASKPRFTAPTARYDSRTMTFFDDETVSLSTTESRVQCQLALPEDDDGYQRQYLDSDCWRVTESTLTIRDGEFFLHIGFRRHKTDTERDTTEDGTVLGVDLGVENLAVTSTASFFSGRELAHYIHEFENVRSGLQQTGSRSARRTLERSSGRELRHVRDVVHSASNVIVAEARRYDCDVIVFEDLTHIRERTSATWGHRWAFRTLCEFVEYKAESAGIAVRKVDASYTSKQCSECQFIGDENRPTRDEFLCQNCGSEANADYNAAKNIGLRYVRRGQQSSRRTGDGQLALKSGTVTPNGGFTAYPDGFEAEFTDKSHGPRVVPQG; this comes from the coding sequence GTGGCCGACGAGTACGTGCGTCGAACCGCGATAACCCGCCTCTCTGTCTCTGCTCAGCAACGCGAACTGCTCGAAGCCACTATTTCGGAGTGGAAGCACGGTTGCCAACTCGCCACGGACATGGCATGGGGGAACTACCACACGAAGAGCGACGTACAACCACTCGCTTACGACACAATCCGCGAGCAGACGGGGCTGGGTAGTCAACACGCGGTTCTCGCGACTCATCACGCCGCTCAGGCCATCTCCAGTTGCGTCGAGCGTCGCTCGAACGGCCGACAGGCGAGCAAACCCCGGTTCACCGCACCGACTGCCAGATACGACAGTCGGACGATGACCTTCTTCGACGACGAAACGGTGTCGCTCTCGACGACGGAGAGTCGCGTTCAATGCCAGTTGGCCCTCCCAGAGGACGACGATGGCTATCAGCGACAGTACCTCGATTCCGACTGCTGGCGAGTCACCGAGAGTACGCTGACGATTCGTGACGGCGAGTTCTTCTTGCACATCGGATTCCGTCGTCACAAGACCGATACCGAGCGTGATACCACCGAGGACGGAACGGTCCTCGGGGTCGACCTCGGTGTAGAGAACCTCGCTGTCACCAGCACAGCGTCCTTCTTCAGCGGGCGAGAACTGGCTCACTATATCCACGAATTCGAGAACGTTCGGTCGGGGCTCCAGCAAACCGGTTCCCGAAGCGCACGTCGGACGCTCGAACGGTCGAGTGGCCGTGAACTTCGGCACGTTCGTGATGTCGTCCACAGTGCATCGAACGTCATCGTCGCTGAAGCTCGACGGTACGACTGTGACGTCATCGTGTTCGAAGACTTGACCCACATCCGGGAACGAACGTCTGCAACGTGGGGGCACAGGTGGGCGTTTCGAACACTGTGCGAATTCGTCGAGTACAAGGCCGAATCAGCCGGCATCGCGGTGCGCAAGGTCGACGCATCGTACACGTCGAAGCAGTGTTCGGAGTGCCAGTTCATCGGTGACGAGAACCGACCAACGCGCGACGAATTCCTGTGTCAGAACTGTGGGTCTGAAGCGAACGCCGACTACAACGCGGCGAAGAACATCGGACTGCGGTACGTCCGTCGAGGCCAACAGTCGTCTCGGCGGACGGGCGACGGCCAACTCGCCCTGAAGTCCGGAACAGTGACGCCGAACGGCGGATTCACCGCCTACCCAGACGGGTTCGAAGCCGAGTTCACGGACAAGTCTCACGGACCAAGAGTCGTGCCGCAAGGCTGA
- a CDS encoding M20 family metallopeptidase, which translates to MDTDANTGADAVALTRRLVATPSHDDESAVGEVVADWLRDNTDATVSHDPEGAGVVARRGDADAADRVALVGHHDVVAPDPSQVDESGGYVVEERTVERSDGAGDEESRLFGRGSADMKGSVAAAMVAFRDVDVPCTFASFRGEEVGGVGARHAIDEGFAPDYAIVGEGSTSYATPGVTDVVIAHKGRRGSTVTARGRACHASEPERGENAIYRAAEAVDLVRAVEVPSAEVLGVSQSGSVAVTEIEGGSGWNVVPETCSFTVDERTVAGERAPLERVEDVPGVSWTVDQDLPPMACDDERFADAVLAAADEEQERTPRQVSKPHATDAGWLAQAGTTCVVCGASEPGEAHTATESVSIPVVERCARIYANAVRRTALLD; encoded by the coding sequence ATGGACACGGACGCGAACACGGGAGCAGACGCCGTCGCGCTCACCCGCCGACTCGTCGCCACGCCGAGTCACGACGACGAGTCGGCCGTCGGCGAGGTCGTCGCCGACTGGTTGCGCGACAACACCGACGCGACCGTCAGCCACGACCCCGAGGGGGCGGGCGTCGTGGCGCGTCGGGGCGACGCGGACGCCGCCGACAGAGTCGCGCTCGTCGGGCACCACGACGTGGTCGCACCGGACCCGTCGCAGGTCGACGAGTCGGGAGGGTACGTCGTCGAGGAGCGAACGGTCGAGAGGAGCGACGGAGCGGGCGACGAGGAGTCACGACTGTTCGGCCGGGGGAGCGCCGACATGAAAGGCTCCGTGGCGGCCGCGATGGTCGCCTTCCGCGACGTCGACGTGCCGTGTACGTTCGCCTCCTTCCGCGGAGAGGAGGTCGGTGGCGTGGGCGCGCGCCACGCCATCGACGAGGGATTCGCGCCCGACTACGCCATCGTGGGCGAGGGGTCGACGAGCTACGCCACGCCGGGCGTCACAGACGTCGTGATCGCTCACAAGGGTCGCCGTGGGAGTACCGTCACCGCACGCGGGCGAGCCTGTCACGCCAGCGAACCCGAACGCGGCGAGAACGCCATCTACCGGGCCGCAGAGGCGGTCGACCTCGTCCGAGCAGTCGAGGTGCCGTCGGCCGAGGTGCTCGGCGTCTCCCAGTCCGGGAGCGTCGCCGTCACGGAGATAGAGGGCGGAAGCGGCTGGAACGTGGTTCCCGAGACGTGTTCGTTCACCGTCGACGAACGCACCGTCGCGGGCGAGCGCGCGCCGCTGGAACGCGTCGAGGACGTTCCGGGCGTCTCGTGGACCGTCGACCAGGACCTCCCGCCGATGGCCTGCGACGACGAACGGTTCGCCGACGCGGTGCTGGCCGCGGCCGACGAGGAACAGGAGCGGACACCTCGGCAGGTGAGCAAACCGCACGCGACCGACGCGGGGTGGCTCGCACAGGCGGGGACGACGTGCGTGGTGTGTGGTGCGTCGGAGCCGGGAGAGGCCCACACGGCGACCGAGAGCGTCTCGATTCCGGTCGTCGAGCGCTGTGCGAGAATCTACGCGAACGCGGTCCGTCGGACGGCGCTGCTAGACTGA
- a CDS encoding SAM-dependent methyltransferase → MEFDERERRYGREEYYWGTTPNDLAHEAAGYVPDRSPAPTVVDVGAGEGRDAVFFAEQGFEVYATDVSPNGLAKADRLAEERGVSIRTLEADANDLTLPEPVDLLYSCGAVQYVRPENRTEQFAHFRDATRPGGVHVVFAFVDHPDVPTPPDWTDEERFYQPGELRSYYDGWKILDERELVFEDDSDDTPHEHAAEIVVAEKPTTRAHRRVREPVSDTAR, encoded by the coding sequence ATGGAGTTCGACGAGCGCGAACGACGCTACGGCCGCGAGGAGTACTACTGGGGGACGACGCCGAACGACCTCGCGCACGAGGCCGCCGGGTACGTCCCCGACCGCTCCCCCGCGCCGACCGTGGTCGACGTCGGTGCGGGCGAGGGTCGCGACGCGGTGTTCTTCGCCGAACAGGGGTTCGAGGTGTACGCGACCGACGTCTCGCCGAACGGCCTCGCGAAGGCCGACCGACTCGCCGAGGAGCGAGGCGTCTCGATACGGACGCTCGAAGCCGACGCGAACGACCTGACCCTCCCGGAGCCGGTGGACCTGCTGTACTCCTGTGGCGCGGTGCAGTACGTTCGTCCAGAGAACCGCACCGAGCAGTTCGCGCACTTCAGAGACGCGACGAGGCCCGGTGGCGTCCACGTGGTCTTCGCGTTCGTCGACCACCCCGACGTGCCGACGCCGCCCGACTGGACCGACGAGGAGCGGTTCTACCAGCCAGGCGAACTCCGGTCGTACTACGACGGGTGGAAGATACTCGACGAGCGAGAACTGGTGTTCGAGGACGACTCGGACGACACGCCCCACGAACACGCCGCGGAGATCGTGGTCGCGGAGAAGCCGACGACCCGAGCCCACCGGCGGGTTCGAGAGCCAGTCTCCGACACCGCACGATAA